From one Armatimonadota bacterium genomic stretch:
- a CDS encoding sulfatase-like hydrolase/transferase: MSKADRQVSRRDFLKTSLVGAALLGLNGFSTDARADAERLPNFIVILADDLGYNDLSCYGSELIHTPRLDRMAAEGMRFTDFHTSAPVCTPTRASLMTGCYPLRVGLPAVINYHSKIGISSDETTIAELLKSRGYVTACIGKWHLGWQKQFLPTRHGFDYYFGLPYSNDMSYNGFPVPLVRNEKIIKQPAVQETLTERYTAEAVKFIKENKDRPFFLYLAHTFPHVPLHISEKFAGKSKRGLYGDVVECIDWSTGEILDTLARLGLDKNTLVVFTSDNGPWLTKKEHGGSAFPLRNGKGSTWEGGMRVPCIMRWPGQIPAGTTCDKLATVMDFLPTFARLAGTHVPSDRVIDGKDIWPLMRGDKDAISPYEVFYMYRVERLEAIRCGKWKLALPRQEVGTKENIPLSLYNLEEDISETTDVSNMYPTIVKRLQAYAERAREDLGDSLTGAIGKNRRPPGRVD; the protein is encoded by the coding sequence ATGTCAAAAGCCGACCGACAAGTTTCGCGAAGGGATTTCCTCAAAACGTCGTTGGTGGGGGCAGCATTACTCGGGTTAAATGGCTTTTCTACCGACGCCCGGGCAGATGCCGAAAGGCTGCCGAACTTTATTGTTATATTGGCCGATGACCTAGGTTACAATGACCTAAGTTGTTATGGCTCTGAGTTGATTCACACGCCAAGGCTTGACCGAATGGCAGCTGAGGGAATGAGATTTACTGACTTTCACACAAGTGCGCCAGTATGCACGCCTACACGCGCTTCCCTCATGACCGGATGTTATCCGCTGCGGGTAGGACTCCCTGCAGTCATCAACTATCATAGCAAGATAGGTATCAGCTCGGATGAAACTACCATTGCCGAGTTGTTGAAGTCTCGTGGTTATGTGACGGCATGCATTGGCAAGTGGCATCTTGGCTGGCAGAAACAGTTTCTTCCGACTCGACATGGTTTTGACTATTACTTTGGCCTTCCTTACAGCAATGACATGTCATATAATGGTTTTCCTGTGCCGCTAGTTCGAAATGAGAAGATTATCAAGCAGCCTGCAGTGCAAGAAACTCTTACCGAGCGCTACACCGCCGAGGCAGTCAAATTTATTAAGGAGAACAAGGACCGGCCGTTTTTCTTATATCTTGCGCATACCTTCCCGCACGTTCCGCTCCACATCTCAGAAAAGTTTGCAGGCAAGTCAAAAAGAGGGCTGTATGGCGACGTTGTCGAGTGCATTGATTGGAGCACTGGCGAAATATTAGATACGCTCGCACGGCTTGGATTGGATAAAAACACATTAGTTGTCTTTACCTCCGATAACGGTCCATGGCTGACGAAGAAAGAGCACGGCGGCTCTGCATTCCCCCTGCGCAACGGCAAGGGCTCAACCTGGGAGGGTGGAATGCGAGTGCCCTGCATAATGCGCTGGCCTGGGCAAATTCCTGCTGGAACGACATGCGATAAGCTTGCGACTGTTATGGATTTTTTGCCAACCTTTGCACGGCTTGCAGGAACCCATGTGCCAAGTGACCGTGTCATTGATGGCAAAGATATTTGGCCACTCATGAGAGGCGATAAGGATGCGATTTCGCCGTACGAGGTGTTTTATATGTATCGCGTCGAACGGCTAGAAGCCATAAGATGCGGCAAGTGGAAGCTTGCGCTACCTAGGCAGGAAGTAGGCACGAAGGAGAACATACCTCTTTCGCTTTATAATTTGGAAGAAGATATTAGTGAGACAACCGATGTCTCGAATATGTACCCAACCATCGTCAAGCGCCTCCAAGCATATGCCGAACGCGCTCGTGAAGACCTTGGTGACTCATTGACGGGTGCAATTGGCAAAAACCGCAGGCCGCCGGGGAGAGTGGATTAA
- the ppdK gene encoding pyruvate, phosphate dikinase, with translation MSNKKRVYLFREGNAKMRDLLGGKGANLCEMTNIGLPVPPGFVITTETCNEYLKLGRLPDGLWEEVMAALAEVEKDMGKKLGDPNNPLLVSVRSGAKFSMPGMMDTVLNLGLNDDTLQGLIKATGNERFGYDAYRRFIMMFSDIVLSSEYPRLKKENFEKIFNELKKKLGAKVDTDVDAAGLKELVSQFKAYFKEVIGRDFPGDPLEQLRLAIIAVFKSWNNERAIIYRNREKIPHDLGTAVNIQAMVFGNMGDDSGTGVAFTRNPATGENKLFGEFLKNAQGEDVVAGVRTPESIEQMEREFPHIHDQFQEIARKLEQHYREMQDIEFTIEKGRLFILQCRAGKRTGVAAVKIAVDMVNEGLITKEQALMRVAPEALEQLLNPRIKAAPSERPKPLARGLNAGPGGASGKVALDSKTAIKMAEAGEKVILVREETNPDDLGGMLASVGVLTARGGRTSHAALVARQYGIPTICGCSALHIDEAKREIHVDGTVIKEGDVITIDGTLGEVYNTALETEPASVTGDFGTFMAWVDEVRRLGVRANADTPEHAADAVALGAEGIGLCRTEHMFLGDRVPLVREMILAEDEETRQRALDRLEPLQRKDFVGIFKAMGGRPVTIRLIDPPLHEFLPPMDELLVEVTELRCKDPNNPELPEKEKLLRKVSEMHEANPMLGLRGCRLSIYFPGIVSMQTAAIIGAACEVKKEGIDVHPEIMIPLVGVVNELVWIKERLDKVAKDTMAKEGIDVDYSFGTMIEVPRAALTADEIAKEAAFFSFGTNDLTQMGYGISRDDAGRFLPVYLKEGIFKTDPTETIDQKGIGRMMKICVEDAKAVNPNIKLGICGEHGGEPESVKFCHKIGLNYVSCSPRRIPVARLAAAQAVIEERGGGEARDK, from the coding sequence ATGTCTAACAAGAAACGCGTTTACCTATTCCGCGAGGGCAACGCGAAGATGAGGGACCTTCTCGGCGGCAAGGGGGCCAACCTTTGTGAAATGACAAATATCGGCCTGCCTGTCCCGCCTGGGTTCGTCATCACAACCGAAACATGCAACGAGTATCTCAAGCTCGGCCGCCTTCCCGATGGCCTTTGGGAAGAGGTTATGGCCGCTCTCGCCGAGGTCGAGAAGGATATGGGCAAAAAGCTGGGCGATCCAAACAACCCGCTGCTCGTATCCGTCCGCTCCGGCGCAAAGTTTTCAATGCCCGGCATGATGGACACAGTTCTCAACCTCGGCCTGAACGATGATACCCTTCAGGGGCTCATCAAGGCGACTGGCAACGAGCGCTTTGGCTATGACGCTTACCGTCGCTTCATAATGATGTTCTCCGATATCGTTCTCTCTAGCGAATATCCCAGGCTTAAAAAAGAGAACTTTGAGAAAATCTTCAATGAACTTAAAAAGAAGCTTGGAGCAAAAGTAGACACAGATGTGGATGCTGCCGGCCTTAAAGAGCTCGTCAGCCAATTCAAAGCATACTTTAAAGAGGTTATAGGGCGAGATTTCCCCGGCGATCCTCTCGAACAGCTTCGTTTGGCAATTATTGCAGTATTCAAGAGCTGGAATAACGAACGAGCGATAATCTACAGAAACCGCGAAAAAATACCTCATGACCTTGGCACCGCCGTCAACATCCAAGCGATGGTCTTCGGCAATATGGGCGACGACAGCGGTACCGGCGTGGCGTTCACGCGTAACCCAGCTACTGGCGAAAACAAACTCTTCGGAGAATTCTTAAAGAACGCCCAGGGAGAAGACGTTGTTGCCGGCGTGCGCACTCCCGAATCAATTGAGCAAATGGAACGTGAATTTCCGCATATTCACGACCAGTTCCAAGAGATAGCTCGCAAACTAGAGCAGCACTATCGGGAGATGCAGGACATTGAGTTTACCATTGAGAAAGGCCGACTTTTTATTCTTCAGTGTCGCGCTGGCAAGCGAACCGGCGTTGCGGCTGTAAAAATTGCCGTTGACATGGTAAATGAGGGACTTATCACGAAGGAGCAAGCACTTATGCGAGTTGCACCTGAAGCGCTCGAACAGCTCCTTAACCCGAGAATCAAAGCTGCCCCCAGCGAGCGTCCAAAGCCGCTTGCCAGGGGACTTAACGCAGGGCCAGGCGGCGCTTCCGGAAAGGTAGCACTTGATTCGAAGACGGCTATCAAAATGGCTGAAGCAGGCGAAAAAGTTATTCTTGTCCGCGAGGAAACCAACCCCGACGATCTTGGCGGCATGCTTGCTTCGGTCGGAGTTTTGACAGCACGCGGAGGACGCACAAGCCACGCCGCCCTAGTTGCTCGCCAATATGGCATACCTACAATCTGCGGATGTAGCGCCCTCCACATAGACGAAGCTAAGCGTGAAATTCACGTTGACGGCACAGTCATCAAAGAAGGCGATGTAATTACAATCGACGGCACACTGGGCGAAGTATACAACACTGCGCTCGAAACAGAGCCCGCAAGTGTTACGGGCGATTTTGGCACCTTTATGGCATGGGTAGACGAGGTACGCAGACTCGGCGTGCGTGCGAACGCGGATACGCCAGAACATGCGGCAGATGCAGTCGCCCTTGGAGCGGAAGGTATTGGCCTATGTCGCACCGAGCATATGTTTCTCGGCGACCGCGTGCCTTTAGTGCGCGAAATGATTTTGGCTGAGGATGAAGAAACTCGCCAAAGGGCTCTTGACCGCCTCGAGCCACTCCAGCGCAAAGACTTTGTCGGCATTTTCAAAGCAATGGGCGGTCGGCCAGTTACTATCCGCCTAATTGACCCACCACTTCATGAATTCCTTCCACCAATGGACGAATTGCTAGTCGAAGTAACCGAGCTCAGGTGCAAAGATCCAAACAATCCGGAGCTCCCGGAAAAAGAAAAACTGCTTCGAAAAGTATCGGAGATGCACGAGGCAAACCCAATGCTCGGACTAAGAGGATGTCGCCTCTCAATCTACTTCCCTGGTATTGTTAGCATGCAGACCGCCGCAATTATAGGCGCGGCATGCGAAGTCAAGAAAGAGGGCATAGACGTTCATCCAGAAATAATGATACCCCTGGTGGGGGTTGTGAACGAGCTGGTTTGGATAAAAGAGCGGCTCGATAAAGTCGCAAAAGATACGATGGCAAAAGAAGGAATAGATGTGGATTATTCGTTTGGCACAATGATCGAAGTCCCGCGCGCTGCTTTAACCGCTGATGAGATAGCAAAGGAAGCTGCATTCTTCAGCTTCGGCACAAACGACCTTACTCAAATGGGTTACGGCATCTCGCGCGATGACGCTGGCCGATTCCTGCCAGTCTACCTCAAGGAAGGCATTTTCAAAACCGACCCAACAGAGACTATCGACCAAAAAGGCATCGGCCGAATGATGAAGATATGTGTGGAAGATGCAAAAGCCGTCAACCCGAATATTAAGTTGGGCATTTGTGGAGAACACGGCGGCGAGCCAGAAAGCGTGAAATTCTGTCATAAAATTGGCCTTAATTACGTATCATGCTCGCCAAGGCGAATCCCCGTTGCCCGCCTAGCCGCCGCACAAGCAGTTATTGAGGAGCGCGGGGGAGGCGAAGCCCGAGATAAATAA
- a CDS encoding DUF892 family protein, translating into MLGNELSKLAAEASNGCLRDSLQSFANDSQRQVERLRQAFMMMGQPLEVEECKGMEGLIKQADYMVEHAADPEVRDAAIISEVQKMKHYEIAAYSNMRIFADKLGMQNIASMMADALYDEQKIDNELTSLAVGIIASKAIAA; encoded by the coding sequence ATGCTCGGTAATGAGCTTTCTAAGCTGGCGGCAGAGGCTTCGAATGGTTGCTTGAGGGATAGCCTCCAAAGCTTTGCCAACGATTCCCAAAGGCAGGTGGAGAGGCTTCGACAAGCATTTATGATGATGGGTCAGCCCCTTGAGGTTGAGGAATGCAAAGGCATGGAAGGACTAATTAAGCAGGCAGACTATATGGTCGAGCATGCGGCGGACCCAGAAGTTAGGGATGCGGCCATAATCTCCGAAGTTCAAAAGATGAAGCACTATGAGATTGCGGCTTATAGTAATATGCGAATCTTCGCCGATAAGCTTGGCATGCAAAACATAGCTAGCATGATGGCAGACGCATTGTATGATGAGCAAAAGATTGACAATGAGTTAACTTCGCTTGCCGTTGGAATAATTGCATCTAAGGCGATAGCGGCCTGA
- a CDS encoding matrixin family metalloprotease: MAKRIPRSFLAIALFVILPYLVGCGGGSSTPPPINDQLFVPNYVSSLEGLFHWNHLPMTVAVYLPTNWAQIYPSNQNLYIDAANEWNQPGMQPLVKVVPPGSPADATITFVKQSELGDKTLGRTECKVDSSNTLHSASIKIAIDLPSGGYASAADVQATIAHELGHALGIYGHSPYPEDLLYSTITLGKPQTVTVRDLNTIMTAYPSYFGRTFTLSEPSRSMPSSIRTVTIE; encoded by the coding sequence ATGGCTAAGCGCATACCGAGAAGCTTTCTCGCAATCGCCCTCTTTGTAATACTGCCATACCTTGTTGGGTGTGGCGGAGGCAGTTCAACTCCCCCACCAATAAACGACCAGTTATTTGTGCCAAATTATGTGTCTTCCCTCGAAGGCCTTTTTCATTGGAACCATCTACCAATGACTGTTGCTGTCTACCTTCCAACTAACTGGGCGCAGATTTACCCATCAAACCAGAACCTTTACATTGATGCAGCAAACGAGTGGAACCAGCCCGGAATGCAACCTCTAGTCAAAGTCGTGCCTCCGGGGAGCCCAGCCGACGCCACTATTACATTTGTCAAACAGAGCGAGCTCGGAGACAAGACTCTTGGGCGCACAGAATGTAAGGTCGATTCGTCAAATACTCTTCACTCGGCTTCAATTAAGATTGCAATTGACTTGCCTAGCGGAGGATATGCATCAGCTGCTGATGTTCAAGCAACAATTGCCCATGAGCTAGGCCACGCGCTAGGAATTTATGGACACAGTCCATACCCTGAGGATTTGCTTTATTCAACGATAACCCTCGGCAAGCCACAAACCGTTACAGTCCGAGACCTAAACACTATTATGACCGCCTATCCATCGTATTTTGGCCGCACCTTCACCCTCTCAGAACCCAGCCGCTCGATGCCAAGTAGCATACGCACTGTAACCATTGAATAA
- a CDS encoding beta-galactosidase yields MKSLIIKTALCLVSLNIALSVFAGPIRPQDPLRLPDGQLLKSIYFFGHWWDPWKSDDAILAAELKKIKDLGFNTICVDHEVSQAVDRDWYWLDREYKLAGQEKVYILPWLQLQAVDRQNLMKFSHLQLKPAVNQDKQVEEGCILFQDGEFRKALAHYVSVYLDRYGNDPSLLRVKVGGKLLPVVGLCVETGWRNEQGLPLSFDEETNAYFRKWMRSSYHDLAELNKKWGTNYKSFDEIDPCDKTIFDYAFEDKQNMPMAVREHVTFRARLIADALADVAQRVKKKHKDVLFLAEVAYPFSIDHPDANVFRWNNANLVRIVNFADIVMIRTVGNISSDAVKKEQDLLILDGKKLILAYRFFGDSTPERASAFAVDCAISANGLGYYNWNEMSDSSSAIYDKPDRQGFARLMNFTYDMIYDPSRREAAPSAPITFDTPTPPDNPPKPATESAPAPAEPANPDAPSETAPPPEAPVAPAPITPPAP; encoded by the coding sequence ATGAAATCCCTAATCATTAAAACCGCCCTTTGCCTAGTTTCGTTGAACATTGCTTTGTCTGTTTTTGCAGGACCAATCAGACCACAGGACCCATTGAGACTACCAGATGGACAACTCTTAAAGTCAATATACTTCTTCGGGCATTGGTGGGACCCTTGGAAGAGCGACGATGCAATTCTTGCCGCCGAACTCAAGAAAATTAAGGACCTTGGGTTCAATACAATCTGCGTAGACCACGAAGTAAGTCAAGCGGTAGATAGGGATTGGTACTGGCTTGACCGCGAATACAAGTTGGCCGGGCAAGAGAAAGTTTATATATTACCCTGGCTTCAACTCCAAGCTGTAGACCGCCAAAACTTGATGAAATTCTCACATTTACAGCTCAAGCCAGCGGTTAATCAAGACAAGCAGGTAGAAGAAGGCTGCATTTTATTTCAAGATGGCGAGTTCAGAAAAGCACTCGCGCATTATGTGTCAGTATATCTAGACAGGTATGGCAATGACCCCTCCTTGCTGCGTGTGAAGGTCGGTGGGAAGCTCCTTCCGGTAGTGGGCTTATGTGTTGAGACTGGCTGGAGGAATGAACAAGGGCTACCCCTTTCTTTCGATGAAGAGACGAATGCGTATTTCCGCAAATGGATGCGCTCATCATATCATGACTTAGCTGAATTAAACAAAAAATGGGGGACAAACTATAAAAGCTTCGATGAGATTGACCCTTGCGATAAGACAATCTTTGATTATGCATTCGAAGATAAGCAAAACATGCCGATGGCTGTACGCGAACATGTAACGTTCAGGGCACGCTTAATTGCTGATGCACTTGCGGATGTCGCCCAACGCGTGAAGAAAAAGCACAAGGATGTCCTTTTCCTCGCCGAAGTCGCCTATCCTTTTAGTATCGACCACCCTGATGCGAATGTTTTTCGCTGGAACAACGCAAACCTAGTTCGAATTGTGAATTTCGCCGACATTGTCATGATTCGCACTGTCGGAAATATCTCGTCTGATGCGGTAAAGAAAGAACAGGACCTTTTGATACTTGATGGAAAGAAACTAATTCTTGCTTACAGATTCTTCGGAGATTCAACCCCTGAAAGAGCATCGGCATTTGCAGTCGACTGTGCTATATCAGCAAATGGCTTAGGTTATTACAATTGGAACGAGATGAGCGACAGCTCATCAGCAATCTATGACAAACCTGACCGCCAGGGATTTGCTCGGCTAATGAATTTCACCTATGATATGATATACGACCCAAGCCGGCGTGAAGCCGCTCCCTCAGCGCCGATTACTTTTGACACGCCAACACCGCCCGATAACCCTCCCAAGCCGGCAACCGAGTCTGCCCCAGCTCCTGCGGAGCCTGCTAATCCTGACGCACCTTCCGAGACTGCTCCGCCGCCTGAAGCGCCGGTTGCCCCCGCACCCATAACACCGCCGGCACCATAG
- a CDS encoding nucleotide pyrophosphohydrolase, which produces MITVVGLGPSDYKQISVGARKAIRSAPTVFVRTSRHPAINGLAKDGIKFISFDNIYESAKSFDEVYSRIAKLVLEEASRSAEVVYAVPGHPLIGEESVRILLREASNKRIPIRIVGSESFIEASLEALGIVLGEGLKILDALALGKVRPDLEMGNLIYQVYDKLIASEVKLALMEVYPDDYQISIISAAGTPEQEVREIPLFELDRYEFDHLTTVYIPPMGDQSER; this is translated from the coding sequence GTGATCACCGTAGTTGGCCTTGGGCCATCCGACTATAAACAAATCTCGGTGGGTGCGCGGAAAGCTATCCGGTCTGCACCCACTGTTTTTGTGCGCACATCCAGGCATCCTGCTATAAATGGTCTGGCAAAGGATGGCATTAAATTCATTTCCTTCGATAATATTTATGAATCGGCGAAAAGCTTTGACGAAGTGTATTCGCGCATTGCCAAACTAGTACTCGAAGAGGCTAGCCGTTCAGCTGAAGTGGTATACGCAGTGCCGGGTCACCCACTTATCGGTGAAGAATCAGTGCGAATCCTCCTGCGCGAGGCTTCCAATAAAAGAATACCTATAAGGATAGTTGGCTCAGAAAGTTTTATCGAAGCGTCTCTAGAGGCACTTGGGATTGTTCTTGGCGAGGGTCTAAAAATCCTCGATGCCTTGGCTCTTGGCAAGGTTAGGCCTGACCTTGAGATGGGTAATCTAATTTACCAAGTTTACGACAAGCTTATTGCATCCGAGGTAAAGCTCGCTCTTATGGAAGTATATCCAGACGACTATCAGATTAGCATCATCTCCGCCGCTGGAACGCCAGAACAAGAGGTGCGCGAAATCCCACTTTTTGAGCTTGACAGATATGAATTCGATCACCTGACAACAGTATATATTCCGCCAATGGGAGACCAAAGTGAACGATAA
- the mazG gene encoding nucleoside triphosphate pyrophosphohydrolase, translated as MEKLRAPDGCPWDREQTHQTLKKYLLEETYEVLEAIDAGNLAELKTELGDLMLQIIFHAQIAAEEGVFNIKDVLEAISEKLIRRHPHVFGDVKVACAEEVLHRWEEIKACEPGYEKRKSILDGVPRTLPALARAMEISKRAAGAGFEWPDMHAVLEKVREEISELENEIQVGNKERIADEIGDLLFTVVNVARWAKVDPEDALRRMTDRFIERFKQIEEVAQSSGRQLSQMSIEEMDAIWDRAKNAT; from the coding sequence ATGGAAAAACTTAGAGCGCCGGATGGATGCCCATGGGATCGGGAGCAAACTCATCAGACGCTGAAAAAATACCTACTCGAAGAGACATACGAGGTGCTAGAAGCGATTGATGCTGGCAACTTGGCTGAATTAAAAACTGAATTAGGCGACCTAATGCTTCAGATTATTTTTCACGCCCAGATTGCCGCCGAAGAGGGAGTATTTAATATCAAGGACGTACTCGAGGCAATCTCCGAAAAGCTAATTCGCCGCCATCCACACGTTTTTGGCGATGTAAAAGTTGCCTGCGCGGAAGAGGTTCTCCATCGGTGGGAGGAAATCAAAGCCTGCGAGCCTGGGTATGAAAAAAGGAAATCAATCCTAGACGGTGTGCCTAGGACGCTTCCAGCCCTTGCACGTGCTATGGAAATCTCAAAACGTGCCGCCGGCGCAGGGTTCGAGTGGCCTGATATGCATGCTGTCCTTGAAAAAGTTCGCGAGGAAATTTCTGAGTTAGAAAACGAGATACAAGTCGGCAATAAAGAAAGAATCGCCGATGAAATTGGCGACCTCCTCTTTACTGTAGTAAACGTCGCTAGGTGGGCAAAAGTCGATCCTGAAGATGCATTGAGGCGAATGACCGACCGCTTTATCGAGCGATTCAAACAAATCGAAGAGGTCGCACAATCAAGTGGCAGACAACTAAGTCAAATGAGTATCGAAGAAATGGATGCTATTTGGGACAGAGCAAAAAACGCAACCTAA
- the mraZ gene encoding division/cell wall cluster transcriptional repressor MraZ, whose translation MFSGAYAHSVDSKGRTVIPAKFRARLGERFYITKGMHGCLWVLSDEQWRQFQQALAPKSLLASQALKLERFFVGSAVECIPDGQGRILIPQNLRDYAGIDGDIWIVGLTNKIEIWSTDRWEAFNRELTDEEIQRIGESLELG comes from the coding sequence TTGTTTTCAGGAGCATACGCACATTCTGTTGACAGCAAGGGTAGAACAGTAATCCCTGCTAAGTTCAGGGCAAGGCTTGGTGAGAGGTTCTACATTACAAAAGGGATGCATGGATGCCTGTGGGTACTTTCTGATGAACAGTGGAGACAATTCCAACAGGCGCTTGCACCAAAATCACTCCTTGCCTCCCAGGCGCTTAAGCTTGAAAGGTTTTTCGTGGGCTCCGCGGTCGAGTGTATACCGGATGGCCAGGGAAGGATTTTGATTCCCCAGAACCTTAGGGATTACGCGGGAATCGACGGAGATATATGGATCGTGGGGCTCACGAACAAAATCGAGATTTGGTCCACCGACCGTTGGGAAGCATTCAATCGTGAGTTGACTGACGAAGAAATTCAGAGAATAGGTGAGAGTTTGGAGCTAGGCTAG
- a CDS encoding bifunctional metallophosphatase/5'-nucleotidase produces the protein MRSKRNIYFLLFVLLIISATTASAEKPRYLEITFISTNDLHLHDLPFTLPADAKSNRPAIEDVGGMARIATIINKTRAEKQTPVLVVDSGDTTHGSGALARAFRGGSIVAVMNAIGYDAMVPGNHDFQWHSGDLLRNLRESTFPWVCANVVYKDTGKLFTEPYVIKEVDGIRIAIFGLTNNLVETQPNIYLSGPELGLKALDPTEVASKLVPELREKADIVVLLSHLGFSKDKALAKAVPGIDIILGGHTHTRLDKPEMTAVGQPTAFWIGAVPITQAWYYGIYVGKTRLIFHRDRITNRYTLMSCKGELVPINNSIPEDPKITGIIRNFQKRIPKPPASASK, from the coding sequence TTGAGGTCTAAACGCAATATCTATTTCTTACTCTTCGTTCTCTTAATTATCTCGGCCACTACTGCATCCGCTGAAAAACCACGATATCTAGAGATTACGTTCATTTCCACAAATGATTTGCACTTGCATGACTTGCCATTCACTTTGCCAGCCGACGCGAAAAGCAACAGACCTGCAATAGAAGATGTAGGCGGCATGGCTCGTATAGCTACTATCATAAACAAAACACGCGCTGAGAAACAAACACCAGTTCTTGTCGTTGATTCTGGTGATACCACCCACGGCTCCGGCGCCCTGGCCAGAGCCTTTCGTGGCGGCTCGATTGTAGCTGTAATGAATGCAATCGGTTATGATGCGATGGTGCCTGGGAATCATGACTTCCAGTGGCACTCCGGTGATTTGCTTAGGAACCTCCGCGAATCGACATTTCCTTGGGTCTGTGCAAACGTTGTCTATAAGGACACCGGTAAACTGTTTACAGAACCATACGTAATTAAGGAAGTTGACGGCATAAGAATAGCAATTTTTGGCCTCACAAACAACCTAGTGGAAACACAGCCTAATATATATTTATCTGGCCCCGAACTTGGATTAAAGGCGCTGGACCCAACAGAAGTAGCCTCAAAGCTTGTACCGGAACTCAGAGAGAAAGCCGATATAGTTGTATTATTGAGTCATCTCGGATTTTCAAAAGACAAAGCCCTTGCAAAAGCGGTTCCTGGTATTGATATTATTCTCGGGGGCCACACTCATACCAGACTCGACAAACCAGAAATGACCGCTGTCGGCCAGCCAACTGCGTTTTGGATAGGGGCTGTCCCAATCACGCAAGCATGGTACTACGGAATATATGTCGGGAAAACGCGCCTCATTTTCCATCGAGACAGAATTACGAACCGCTATACCTTAATGAGTTGTAAAGGAGAGCTAGTGCCCATCAACAACTCAATCCCAGAAGACCCAAAAATCACAGGGATAATCCGCAATTTCCAAAAGCGCATTCCCAAACCCCCGGCTTCTGCAAGTAAGTAA
- a CDS encoding antibiotic biosynthesis monooxygenase — MYVTLVHVHVKPENIQDFIKASLENARESVKEPGNVRFDVLQLEDDPSRFILYEAYETAEDAAAHKNTPHYLRWRETVADWMAEPRKGIVYRGLR, encoded by the coding sequence ATGTATGTAACTCTTGTTCATGTTCATGTTAAGCCGGAGAATATCCAGGATTTTATCAAGGCCTCCCTTGAAAACGCACGTGAGTCTGTAAAAGAACCTGGCAACGTACGATTTGATGTGCTTCAGCTTGAGGATGACCCTTCCCGATTTATCCTCTATGAGGCTTACGAAACTGCCGAGGATGCTGCTGCCCACAAGAACACGCCTCACTATTTGAGATGGCGGGAAACAGTAGCAGACTGGATGGCCGAACCACGGAAGGGAATTGTGTATAGAGGCCTTAGGTAA